In Sebaldella termitidis ATCC 33386, one DNA window encodes the following:
- a CDS encoding formate--tetrahydrofolate ligase yields the protein MTDIEIAQRARLLKINEIAEKIGLTEDEYEQYGKYKAKVELSVLEKYKDKKDGKLILVTAITPTPPGEGKSTVSVGLTQAFNKFGYNSIAALREPSLGPVFGIKGGATGGGYSQVVPMEDINLHFTGDLHAITAAHNLISACIDNHLKHGNELNIDITQITWKRVLDMNDRALRDIVIGMGGKANGIPRESSFQITVASEIMAILCLSNSIPDLKEKIGNIIFGYNGKGEPLKVKDLKIEGAAAALLKEAIKPNLVQTLENTPVFIHGGPFANIAHGCNSILATKMALKLSDYVVTEAGFAADLGAEKFLDIKVRKAGLNPNAIVIVATIRALKHHGGGSDLTLENMETLKAGMANLDKHIENMQKYGIPVVVAINKFITDTEKEIGFVKEHCEKAGVKTALCEIWEKGGEGGKELVDILIDETAEEGREYKPLYELDLGIKEKITKIAMEIYGAGNVEFSDKAGKTTVKLEKLGYGNLPVCISKTQKSLSDNPALLGRPEGFTVRINEIRISAGAGFIVAMAGEIIDMPGLPKKPAAELIDIDKDGKINGLF from the coding sequence ATGACAGATATAGAAATCGCACAAAGGGCAAGGCTGTTAAAAATAAACGAGATAGCTGAAAAAATAGGATTGACAGAGGATGAATATGAACAATACGGGAAGTACAAGGCAAAGGTGGAGCTGAGCGTTCTGGAAAAATATAAGGATAAGAAAGACGGTAAGCTGATTTTGGTCACAGCGATAACACCGACACCTCCGGGAGAGGGAAAATCAACAGTATCTGTAGGATTGACACAGGCATTTAACAAATTCGGATATAATTCTATAGCTGCATTAAGAGAACCGTCATTAGGCCCGGTTTTCGGGATAAAAGGCGGTGCAACAGGCGGCGGGTATTCGCAGGTAGTTCCCATGGAAGATATAAATCTCCATTTTACTGGTGATCTACATGCGATAACAGCAGCACATAATTTAATCTCGGCATGCATAGATAATCATCTGAAGCATGGCAATGAACTAAATATAGACATTACACAGATTACGTGGAAACGTGTTCTGGATATGAATGACAGAGCTTTAAGAGATATAGTCATAGGAATGGGCGGAAAAGCAAACGGCATACCGAGAGAGTCGTCTTTTCAGATAACTGTTGCTTCTGAAATAATGGCAATACTGTGTCTTTCAAATTCTATACCTGATTTAAAAGAAAAAATAGGAAATATAATTTTCGGATATAATGGTAAAGGTGAGCCGTTAAAAGTAAAGGATCTGAAAATAGAGGGAGCTGCGGCAGCATTGCTGAAGGAAGCAATAAAACCTAATCTGGTACAGACTTTGGAAAATACACCGGTATTTATACACGGCGGACCTTTCGCAAACATAGCCCACGGGTGTAATTCCATACTTGCCACAAAAATGGCATTGAAGCTTTCGGATTATGTAGTGACGGAAGCAGGATTTGCAGCTGATCTGGGAGCAGAAAAGTTCCTTGATATAAAAGTGAGAAAAGCAGGATTAAATCCTAATGCAATAGTAATAGTAGCTACAATCAGAGCATTGAAACACCACGGCGGCGGAAGTGACCTTACATTGGAAAACATGGAAACGTTAAAAGCCGGTATGGCAAATCTGGATAAGCATATAGAAAATATGCAGAAATACGGGATACCTGTAGTGGTAGCAATAAATAAATTTATAACTGATACTGAAAAAGAGATCGGTTTTGTTAAGGAACACTGTGAAAAAGCAGGTGTTAAAACAGCACTTTGTGAAATTTGGGAAAAAGGCGGGGAAGGAGGAAAAGAACTGGTAGATATTCTTATAGACGAGACAGCAGAAGAAGGCAGAGAATACAAACCGCTGTATGAGCTGGATCTGGGCATAAAAGAAAAAATCACAAAAATAGCCATGGAAATATATGGTGCAGGAAATGTGGAATTCTCAGATAAGGCCGGAAAAACAACGGTAAAACTGGAAAAACTCGGATATGGAAATTTACCTGTATGTATATCAAAAACACAAAAATCACTTTCGGATAATCCGGCACTTCTTGGGCGTCCTGAAGGGTTTACAGTAAGAATAAATGAAATAAGAATATCGGCAGGTGCAGGATTTATAGTAGCAATGGCCGGGGAAATAATAGATATGCCGGGGCTTCCGAAAAAACCGGCTGCGGAATTAATAGACATAGATAAAGACGGAAAAATAAACGGATTATTTTAA